The Streptomyces sp. NBC_00435 nucleotide sequence CGAGGACCGGCTGGTGCGCGAGGGGAGCGACTGGCTTGTCGAGTACCGCTACGTGACCCGGGACGACCTGGTCTGACCTCCCCCAGCCGACTGCCCCCGTCCCCCGCCCCCGCGGGACGGGGGCAGTCGTACGTCCGGACCGGTAGCGGCCGCCGTCGGCCGGCGCTCGCGCGGCCCGCGCCCCTCGCCCCGGAACCGCCCCGCAGCACAGCAGGACGCCGGCCGTGACCCCCTCCTCGGGTGTCACGGCCGGCGTCGTAGGTGTGACGGCGCGCCGCGCCGTCCGGCCTCAGGCCGCGGCCTGCACTCCGGCCAGGGCCTCGTTGACGAAGGCCAGCAGCAGCCGCGGGGTGCTCGCCTCGGCGGCCGTGTCGTCGGACAGGCTGATGCCGTACTCGCGCTCTATGCGGCCCGTGGTCTGCAGGACGGCCAGCGAGTCGTAGCCCAGGTCGTCGAACGGGGTGTCGAGGACGTCTCCCGACAGGTCGACGGACTCGTCCTCGCCCGCGCACTCGCGCAGCAGCCCGGTCAGCACTTCCAGTGTCATTTCAGCCATGGTGTTCCTGTCTCCTGCTTCTTCCCTGCCCGAGCGGCCCTCTGCCGCCCGGGTCGTGCTGGTGTACGGGGGCGGTGGCCCGGCACGGCCCACCGCCCGAAACGTTTCCTCTACCCGGCCCTCCACGGATCCGCGGCCAGGTCCGGCTACGGCGCCGTGACGATCGCCGCGGCGTTGAACCCGCCCGCGCCCCTGGCGAGCACGAGGACCGCGCGGACCTCGCGCCGCTCCCGGGCCGCCCCGGTGACCAGGTCGAGCTCGATGCCCTCGGCGAGCCGGCCGACGTGGACGGTCGGCGGGATCACCGAGTCTCTGATCGAGAGCAGCGCCGCCGCCAGGTCGAGCGAGGCGCCGCCCGCGGCGAGCCGGCCCGTCATCGTCTTGGGCGCCGTCACGGGTACACCGCGCGGCCCGAACACGGCCGTGATCGCCTCCGCCTCGGCACGGTCGAGGTCCGGCAGCCCCGCGGCGTCGGCGAAGACCACGTCAATGGCCTCGTGCGACAGTCCGGCGTCGGCGAGGGCCAGATCGACGGCCCGGCGCAGGCCGGGCTCCCCACCGGTTCCGGGCCGCGGGTCGAAGGTCGCCGCGTAGCCCGCGAGCCGCCCGTACACCCGGGCGTCACGCGCCCGCGCGGACTCGGCGTCCTCCAGGACCAGGATCGCGCCGCCCTCTCCCGAGACGTGGCCGCGCGCGTCCGCGTCGAAGGGTACGTAGGCCCGCTCGGGGTCGCTCGAGGTGCTGAGGCGCTTCCCGGCGAGCTGGGCGGTCCAGCCCCAGGGGCAGACCGCGCCGTCGACGCCGCCGGTGACGATGACGCTGCTGCCGCGGCGCAGCTGGCGCCGCGCCTGGGCCACGGCGTCGAGCCCGCCGGCGCCCTCGCTGACCAGGACCCCGCTCGGCCCGCGCAGTTTGTGCTTGATGGAGATCTGGCCGGAGTTGACGGCGTAGAACCAGGCGAAGGACTGGTACGCGCTGACGTACTGCCCACCCTGGGACCACAGGGCCTCCAGCTCGCGCTGGCCGAACTCGAAGCCGCCGGCCGAGCTCGCGGTGACCACGCCGGCCGCGTAGTCGGGCAGCGTCTCGGTGTCGATGCCGGAGTCGTCGAGCGCCTCCTGCGTGGCGACGAGCGCGAGCCGCGTCTGGTGGTCGGTCTGCGGCAGGAGCCGGCTGGGGATGTGCTCGCTCGCGTCGAAGCCGGGGACCTCGCCGGCGAGCGTGGCCGGGTAGCCGGAGGCGTCGAACCGCCCGACGGGCCGGATGCCGTGCTCACCGCGCAGGGTGGCGGCCCACCAGGCCTCGGTGCCCAGGCCGTTGGGGGCGGTGACGCCGATGCCGGTGAACACCGCACCCGCCGTGCGCTGCCCGGCCCGCTCCGGCCCGGCCGCCCGGTCCAGGACCTCGCTGCTCATATGTTCCTCCTCTCGGGACGGGTCAGCACCATCGCGCTCTGGAACCCGCCGAACCCGCTGCCGACGCTGAGGACCGTGTCGATCTCGCGTTCGCGGGCCTCGCGCGGGGTGTAGTCCAGGTCGCACTCCGGGTCCTGCTCGTGCAGGTTCGCGGTGGGCGGTACGACGCCGTGCTCGATGGCGAGCGCGCTGGCGGCGATCTCCAGGGAGCCGATGGCGCCCAGGGAGTGGCCGATCATGGACTTGATGGAGCTGACCGGCGTCGCGTACGCGTGGTCGCCGAGGCTGCGCTTGAAGGCGGCGGTCTCGTGCCGGTCGTTCTGCTTGGTGCCGGAGCCGTGCGCGTTGATGTAGTCGACGGCGGTACGGTCCAGGCGCGAGTCGTCCAGGGCCACCCGGATCGCCTCGGCCATCTCCGCGCCGTCCTTGCGCAGTCCGGTCATGTGGTACGCGTTGCAGCGGGACGCGAATCCCGCGATCTCGGCGTAGATGTGGGCGCCCCGGGCACGCGCCGCCGTCAGCTCCTCCAGGACGAAGACGGCCGAACCCTCGCCGAGGACGAACCCGTTGCGCGACGCGTCGAACGGGCGCGAGGCCGTGGCCGGGTCGTCGTTGCGCGGCGAGGTCGCCTTGATCGCGTCGAAACAGGCGACCGTGATGGGCGAGATCGGGGCATCGGTGGCGCCGGCCACCATCACGTCGGCCGAGCCCTCCCGGATCAGTTCCACGGCGTGCCCGACGGAGTCGAGCCCCGAGGTGCAGCCGGTGGAGACCACGGAGGCCGGTCCCTGCGCGCCGACGCTCCAGGCGACCTCGGCCGCGAAGGAGCTGGGCACGAGGTAGTCGAACAGGTGCGGCACCGCGTACTGCGGGTCGACCAGCCATTTGGCCCCGCCGTCGCTGACGACCTCGTACTCGGTGTCGAGGCTCGTGGTCGCGCCGACCGCGCTGCCGATGGTGACACCGGTCCGGTACGGGTCGATCGCGGAGAGGTCGAGGCCGCTGTCGGCGAGCGCCTCCCGCGCGCTGACGACCGCGAACTGCGCGGCCCGGTCCATCCTGCGGATCTCCTGCGGGGTGAGTCCCGCGGCCGCCGCGTCGAAGTCGGCTTCCGCCGCGATCCGGGACCGGAACGCGGAGGCGTCGAAGTGGCTGATGGCGCGGGTCGCCGTACGCCCGCTGGTCAGCAGTGACCAGAATTCCTTGGTGCCGACCCCGCCGGGGGCCACCACGCCGATCCCGGTGATGACCACACGCCGGCTCACGCCTGTCCCTTTCGTCGGGTTTCCATGTCCACCGCGGGGCGGCGGAGCTTCGGACCTCTCACGTCCTCACGACCTTCCAATCGCTCCTGCTGATGTCGCGACCCTCGCCCGACGTGCTCAAACCGCGCTTGACTCGGGCCGGAGACCCGCGAGGATCCCGCCCAGTTCCGCACGCAGCAGGCCGGGCAGCGTCTTGTCCCGTACGAAGAGGTGGCCGCCGGGGACCGTGCGCAGCCGGAAGTCCCCGGCCGCGTAGCGCGCCCACTGGGCGACCCCCTCGGGCGGCGCCACGGGGTCCTCGGCCCCCGCGACGGCCACCACCGGGGCGCGCAGCGGGACGTCCGCGCGCCGGATGAGGTCCTGCGCCAGGCGCAGGTCGTCGCGCAGGGGCGGCAGCACCCGGCGCCGGAAGAGGTCGGATCCCCGCTCCTCGTCGGCCGCCTCCGGTGGCAGCACGCCCTGGCGTACGAGGAGGTGCAGCAGCGGGGTGTCCGGCAGTTCGGCGCTCAGGGCGAGCGGGGAACGCAGGTGGGGCGGCAGCACCGCCCCGATCACCACGGCCCGGGGCGGGTCCCCGGCGGCCTCCCGCGCGGCGGCGAAGCTGTAGGCGACCAGGCCGCCGAGGCTGTGCCCGTACAGGAGGTAGGGGCGGCCCCGCGTGAGCGCGGCGGCGACCTCCAGCTCGGCGAGCAGGGCGGCCCGTCCGGTGACCCGGGGCTCCCGGATCCGGGCGTCGCGGCCCGGCAGCAGGACGGGTACGACCTCGGCCTCCGCCGCGAACTGCCCCTGCCAGCGGGAGAACGCCGAGATTCCGGCGCCCGCGTGGTGGAAGCAGAGCAGGAGCGGCGGCCCGGGGTGGCCGCTCACGGTCCTACGAGGGCCACGGCACGGGTCCATCCCGCGCCGGCGCCCGCGATCTTCACGGGGAAGCAGGAGACCTGGAAGCCGAACGGCCGCGGCAGGGCGTCGAGGTTGGCCAGGCGTTCCACCTGGCAGTACTCGCGCCGGCGCCCGGCGAAGTGCGCGGGCCACAGCACCGAGCGGTCGCCGGTCTCCTGGAAGGTGCGCAGCATGTGCCCGAAGGGGGCGTCCAGGCTCCAGGCGTCCGTGCCGATGACGCGTACGCCGAGGTCGAGGAGGTGGTCGGTGGCCGGACCGTCGAGGCCGGCGAAGTCGGTGAAGTAGCGCGGGGTGCCCACGTACTTGGACGCGCCGGTGTTGAGCAGCACGATGTCGAGGGGCTGCGGGCGGTAGCCGATCCGGGCCAGTTCCTTCTCGATCCGCTCGACTCCGATGACCCCGGTGCCCGAGTCCGTGAGGTCGAGGACCACGGCGGGCCGCAGGAACCAGTCCAGGGGCATCTGGTCGATGTGGCGCGGCACCCCGTAGTCGCCCACGGAGCCGTAGTGGGAGGGGGCGTCGACGTGCGTGCCCGTGTGGCTGGTGAGGGTCAGGGTGTCCAGCGAGAGGAGTTCACCGCCGGGCAGGTCGGCCGGGTCGAAGTCGATGCCGAAGTGGGTCTTCATCTCCTCGGCCATGTGCCGGGCGCCCTCGGCCGGCGTGAGGATCTCGTGGATCACGGGGTCGGGCTCCCAGAAGGAGGCGTCCACGGGAGAGGAGAGATCGATGATGCGCAGGTCCGACGCACGGAGAACGCCGGAACCGCCTGAGACGTCCGATGCATCGGGAACGTCAGGAACCTCGTGAAC carries:
- a CDS encoding acyl carrier protein yields the protein MAEMTLEVLTGLLRECAGEDESVDLSGDVLDTPFDDLGYDSLAVLQTTGRIEREYGISLSDDTAAEASTPRLLLAFVNEALAGVQAAA
- a CDS encoding ketosynthase chain-length factor: MSSEVLDRAAGPERAGQRTAGAVFTGIGVTAPNGLGTEAWWAATLRGEHGIRPVGRFDASGYPATLAGEVPGFDASEHIPSRLLPQTDHQTRLALVATQEALDDSGIDTETLPDYAAGVVTASSAGGFEFGQRELEALWSQGGQYVSAYQSFAWFYAVNSGQISIKHKLRGPSGVLVSEGAGGLDAVAQARRQLRRGSSVIVTGGVDGAVCPWGWTAQLAGKRLSTSSDPERAYVPFDADARGHVSGEGGAILVLEDAESARARDARVYGRLAGYAATFDPRPGTGGEPGLRRAVDLALADAGLSHEAIDVVFADAAGLPDLDRAEAEAITAVFGPRGVPVTAPKTMTGRLAAGGASLDLAAALLSIRDSVIPPTVHVGRLAEGIELDLVTGAARERREVRAVLVLARGAGGFNAAAIVTAP
- a CDS encoding beta-ketoacyl-[acyl-carrier-protein] synthase family protein; amino-acid sequence: MSRRVVITGIGVVAPGGVGTKEFWSLLTSGRTATRAISHFDASAFRSRIAAEADFDAAAAGLTPQEIRRMDRAAQFAVVSAREALADSGLDLSAIDPYRTGVTIGSAVGATTSLDTEYEVVSDGGAKWLVDPQYAVPHLFDYLVPSSFAAEVAWSVGAQGPASVVSTGCTSGLDSVGHAVELIREGSADVMVAGATDAPISPITVACFDAIKATSPRNDDPATASRPFDASRNGFVLGEGSAVFVLEELTAARARGAHIYAEIAGFASRCNAYHMTGLRKDGAEMAEAIRVALDDSRLDRTAVDYINAHGSGTKQNDRHETAAFKRSLGDHAYATPVSSIKSMIGHSLGAIGSLEIAASALAIEHGVVPPTANLHEQDPECDLDYTPREAREREIDTVLSVGSGFGGFQSAMVLTRPERRNI
- a CDS encoding thioesterase II family protein, with amino-acid sequence MSGHPGPPLLLCFHHAGAGISAFSRWQGQFAAEAEVVPVLLPGRDARIREPRVTGRAALLAELEVAAALTRGRPYLLYGHSLGGLVAYSFAAAREAAGDPPRAVVIGAVLPPHLRSPLALSAELPDTPLLHLLVRQGVLPPEAADEERGSDLFRRRVLPPLRDDLRLAQDLIRRADVPLRAPVVAVAGAEDPVAPPEGVAQWARYAAGDFRLRTVPGGHLFVRDKTLPGLLRAELGGILAGLRPESSAV
- a CDS encoding cyclase family protein → MRIIDLSSPVDASFWEPDPVIHEILTPAEGARHMAEEMKTHFGIDFDPADLPGGELLSLDTLTLTSHTGTHVDAPSHYGSVGDYGVPRHIDQMPLDWFLRPAVVLDLTDSGTGVIGVERIEKELARIGYRPQPLDIVLLNTGASKYVGTPRYFTDFAGLDGPATDHLLDLGVRVIGTDAWSLDAPFGHMLRTFQETGDRSVLWPAHFAGRRREYCQVERLANLDALPRPFGFQVSCFPVKIAGAGAGWTRAVALVGP